Part of the Phycisphaerae bacterium genome is shown below.
ATATACCATTCGCGGTTGGAGGCGGAATAAAAAATCTCGAAGATATGAGGCAGGTGCTTTTGGCCGGGGCCGAAAAGGTCAGCGTAAATTCTCTGGCGGTGCGCAAGCCGAATATCATCTCCGAAGGCGCAAAACAATTCGGCGCTCAATGTATCGTGCTCGGGATGGACCCTGTAAAAGTCGAAAAAAGCAATAAGTTTCCAAGCGGATATGAAATCACAATACAGGGATTCAGAACCAGAACAGGACTTGACGCTTTGGAGTGGGCGAAAAAGGCCGAAGGCCTCGGCGCGGGCGAAATCGTCATCAACAGCGTCGATGCCGACGGGACACAGGAAGGTTTTGAAATAGACCTTACCAAATTAATCGCGGAAAATGTCGGTGTACCGGTAGTAGCGAGCGGAGGAGGCGGAACAAGCCGGCACCTGATTGACGTATTTACCAAAGGCAAGGCAGACGCGGCGATTATAGCGAGTATGATTCATACGGGAAAGTTCACAATTAAACAAATAAAGGACGAACTCATCGCCGCCGGAGTTTCTATAAGACGAAAATGGTAAATTAGGGTATAGGGTATAGGGTATAGACGGGAACAAATCCGATTTTTTACCCGTCGTCCAGAAGCAGTTATTCAATCTACCTTCAAAATTTATTTAGCCGCCCTGCTGTTTC
Proteins encoded:
- the hisF gene encoding imidazole glycerol phosphate synthase subunit HisF, coding for MLTKRIIPCLDVRNRKVTKGVKFQNNIDLGDPVEMAVAYSDGGCDELVFYDITASAEERPIDIGMVREVAEAVHIPFAVGGGIKNLEDMRQVLLAGAEKVSVNSLAVRKPNIISEGAKQFGAQCIVLGMDPVKVEKSNKFPSGYEITIQGFRTRTGLDALEWAKKAEGLGAGEIVINSVDADGTQEGFEIDLTKLIAENVGVPVVASGGGGTSRHLIDVFTKGKADAAIIASMIHTGKFTIKQIKDELIAAGVSIRRKW